From a single Hypomesus transpacificus isolate Combined female chromosome 14, fHypTra1, whole genome shotgun sequence genomic region:
- the frmd4a gene encoding FERM domain-containing protein 4A isoform X3, with protein sequence MAISQHQFYLDRKQSKSKIHAARSLSEIAIDLTETGTLKTSKLANMGSKGKIISGSSGSLLSSGSQESDSSQTAKKDMLAALRARQDALEDTLKQRMEELKNICIREAELTGKLPKEYPLDPGEEAPTIRRKIGTAFKLDEQKIQPKGEEEELERLEREFAIQSQITEAARRLASDPHVSSKKLKKQRKTSYLNALKKLQEIENSINEHRVRSGKKPTQRASLIIEEANIGSEDSSLSDALVLDDDDSQVTGTPTFSPVASPHKGLPPRPPSHSRPPPPQSLEGLRHLHYTRQDYDKSPIKPKMWSESSLDEPYERVKKRSSQSSHRRFPSSGSAEAGGSNSLQSSPIRSLPLWNSQSSMPSTPDLRTRAPHYVHSTRSVDISPTRLHSLAQHFRNRSSSLESQGKLLASDPDTHTHTVGPLGSPDFFLAPGTRHSNGSDPLDDCSSCTSQSSSEHYYPPGPLAPGSNPNYSTLGEDSSSKARQRQRHRSAGHLGSSNSGSMPNLAAKNGCGAGGGSTGGGGHHGVYLHSQSQPSSQYRIKEYPLYVEGSPNPVVVRSLESDQEGHYSVKAQFKTSSSYTAGGLYKETWGGEEGGEGSGRLTPSRSQIVRTPSLGRDGGGGGGGRAAVSDELRCWYQRSSGSLKERAHSHSGSNASDGGSLQGTLGHGRGSRVGTLAKGSPAASPHSQRSMTPSSELTATPTPPCSPQHILNWQSGSFNDSCFLGSPLCSELADVQWYGHDKAKPGTLV encoded by the exons ATGGCCATCAGCCAACACCAGTTTTACCTGGACCGCAAGCAGAGCAAG TCAAAGATCCATGCAGCTCGGAGTCTGAGTGAGATCGCCATCGACCTGACCGAGACTGGCACCCTGAAGACTTCCAAACTAGCCAACATGGGCAGCAAGGGCAAGATCATCAGTGGTAGCAGCGGGAGCCTGCTCTCCtcgg gctcccAGGAGTCGGACAGCTCCCAGACAGCTAAGAAGGACATGCTGGCAGCCCTGAGGGCTAGACAGGATGCCCTGGAGGACACACTGAAGCAGAGGATGGAGGAACTCAAGAACATCTGCATCAGAGAGGCC gagctcACAGGGAAGCTTCCTAAGGAGTATCCCCTAGACCCTGGGGAGGAGGCCCCCACTATCAGAAGGAAGATCGGCACCGCCTTCAAACTGGACGAACAGAAGATCCAGCCCAAGGGAGag gaggaggagctggagcgcTTGGAGCGGGAGTTCGCCATCCAATCCCAGATCACCGAGGCGGCCCGGCGATTGGCCAGCGACCCCCATGTGAGCAGTAAGAAGCTGAAGAAGCAGAGGAAGACGTCGTACCTGAACGCTCTGAAGAAGCTGCAGGAGATCGAGAACTCCATCAACGAGCACCGTGTCCGCTCCGGCAAGAAGCCTACTCAGAGAGCCTCCCTTATCATCGagg AAGCCAACATCGGCTCAGAGGACAGCTCACTGTCTGACGCGCTGGTCTTAGACGACG ACGACTCCCAGGTGACAGGGACCCCCACCTTCTCCCCGGTGGCGTCCCCCCACAAGGGCCTGCCCCCGCGGCCTCCCTCCCACAGCCGGCCCCCTCCCCCGCAGTCCCTGGAGGGCCTGCGGCACCTGCACTACACACGGCAGGACTACGACAAGTCCCCCATCAAGCCCAAGATGTGGAGCGAGTCGTCGCTGGACGAGCCGTACGAGAGGGTCAAGAAGCGCTCCTCCCAGTCCAG tCACAGGCGTTTCCCCAGCTCTGGGAGCGCGGAGGCCGGGGGCAGTaactctctccagagcagtccCATTAGGAGCCTTCCTCTCTGGAACTCCCAGTCCAGCATGCCCTCCACCCCcgacctgaggaccagggcccCGCACTACGTACACTCCACCAG ATCTGTGGACATCAGTCCTACTCGTCTACACAGTCTGGCTCAGCACTTTAGGAACCGGAGCTCCAGCCTGGAGTCCCAGGGGAAGCTGCTGGCCTCcgaccctgacacacacacacacactgtgggacCGCTGGGCAGCCCCGACTTCTTCCTGGCCCCAGGGACACGCCACTCCAACGGCTCGGACCCCCTGGACGACTGCTCGTCCTGCACCAGCCAGAGCAGCTCGGAGCACTACTACCCCCCAGGGCCCCTGGCGCCCGGCAGCAACCCCAACTACTCCACCCTGGGGGAGGACTCCTCCTCCAAGGCccggcagaggcagaggcacag gtcggCGGGTCACCTGGGCTCCTCCAACTCCGGCTCCATGCCCAACCTGGCGGCTAAGAACGGCTGCGGCGCGGGCGGCGGGAGCACCGGAGGAGGGGGCCACCACGGGGTGTACCTCCACAGCCAGAGCCAGCCCTCGTCCCAGTACCGCATCAAGGAGTACCCCCTGTACGTGGAGGGCAGTCCCAACCCCGTGGTGGTGCGCAGCCTCGAGAGCGACCAGGAGGGCCACTACAGTGTCAAGGCCCAGTTCAAGACCTCCAGCTCCTACACTGCCGGCGGCCTGTACAAGGAGACCTGGGGGGGCGAGGAGGGCGGCGAGGGCAGTGGCAGGCTCACCCCCTCTCGCTCCCAGATTGTACGGACTCCCTCGCTGGGGCgagacgggggaggaggaggagggggcagggcggCGGTGTCGGACGAGCTGCGCTGCTGGTACCAGAGGTCCTCGGGGAGCCTGAAGGAGAGGGCCCACTCACACTCTGGGTCCAACGCCTCGGACGGAGGCTCGCTGCAGGGCACGCTGGGACACGGGCGAGGGAGCAGGGTGGGCACGCTCGCCAAGGGCTCACCAg CAGCGTCTCCTCACAGCCAGAGGAGTATGACCCCCTCCAGTGAACTGACAGccactcccacccctccctgcaGCCCACAACATATCCTCAACTGGCAGAGCGG gTCGTTCAACGACAGCTGTTTCCTCGGCAGCCCCCTGTGTTCAGAGCTGGCAGACGTGCAGTGGTACGGACACGACAAGGCCAAACCTGGAACCCTGGTCTGA
- the frmd4a gene encoding FERM domain-containing protein 4A isoform X1, whose amino-acid sequence MSIIESLPTYGVHYYAVKDKQGIPWWLGLSYKGIFQYDYQDKVKPRKVFQWRQLENLYFREKKFSVEVHDPRSRASVTRRTFGHSGIAVHTWYACPALIKSIWAMAISQHQFYLDRKQSKSKIHAARSLSEIAIDLTETGTLKTSKLANMGSKGKIISGSSGSLLSSGSQESDSSQTAKKDMLAALRARQDALEDTLKQRMEELKNICIREAELTGKLPKEYPLDPGEEAPTIRRKIGTAFKLDEQKIQPKGEEEELERLEREFAIQSQITEAARRLASDPHVSSKKLKKQRKTSYLNALKKLQEIENSINEHRVRSGKKPTQRASLIIEEANIGSEDSSLSDALVLDDDDSQVTGTPTFSPVASPHKGLPPRPPSHSRPPPPQSLEGLRHLHYTRQDYDKSPIKPKMWSESSLDEPYERVKKRSSQSSHRRFPSSGSAEAGGSNSLQSSPIRSLPLWNSQSSMPSTPDLRTRAPHYVHSTRSVDISPTRLHSLAQHFRNRSSSLESQGKLLASDPDTHTHTVGPLGSPDFFLAPGTRHSNGSDPLDDCSSCTSQSSSEHYYPPGPLAPGSNPNYSTLGEDSSSKARQRQRHRSAGHLGSSNSGSMPNLAAKNGCGAGGGSTGGGGHHGVYLHSQSQPSSQYRIKEYPLYVEGSPNPVVVRSLESDQEGHYSVKAQFKTSSSYTAGGLYKETWGGEEGGEGSGRLTPSRSQIVRTPSLGRDGGGGGGGRAAVSDELRCWYQRSSGSLKERAHSHSGSNASDGGSLQGTLGHGRGSRVGTLAKGSPASPHSQRSMTPSSELTATPTPPCSPQHILNWQSGSFNDSCFLGSPLCSELADVQWYGHDKAKPGTLV is encoded by the exons ATGAGCATCATAGAGTCTCTGCCCACATATGGAGTGCATTACTATGCGGTCAAG gataaGCAGGGGATCCCTTGGTGGCTGGGTCTGAGCTACAAAGGCATCTTCCAGTACGACTACCAGGACAAGGTCAAACCCAGGAAG GTGTTTCAATGGCGTCAGCTGGAGAACCTCTACTTCCGAGAGAAGAAGTTTTCGGTGGAAGTACATGATCCCAGGAG TAGGGCGTCTGTGACTAGGAGGACGTTTGGGCACAGTGGCATCGCCGTGCACACCTGGTACGCCTGCCCCGCCCTCATCAAGTCCATCTGGGCCATGGCCATCAGCCAACACCAGTTTTACCTGGACCGCAAGCAGAGCAAG TCAAAGATCCATGCAGCTCGGAGTCTGAGTGAGATCGCCATCGACCTGACCGAGACTGGCACCCTGAAGACTTCCAAACTAGCCAACATGGGCAGCAAGGGCAAGATCATCAGTGGTAGCAGCGGGAGCCTGCTCTCCtcgg gctcccAGGAGTCGGACAGCTCCCAGACAGCTAAGAAGGACATGCTGGCAGCCCTGAGGGCTAGACAGGATGCCCTGGAGGACACACTGAAGCAGAGGATGGAGGAACTCAAGAACATCTGCATCAGAGAGGCC gagctcACAGGGAAGCTTCCTAAGGAGTATCCCCTAGACCCTGGGGAGGAGGCCCCCACTATCAGAAGGAAGATCGGCACCGCCTTCAAACTGGACGAACAGAAGATCCAGCCCAAGGGAGag gaggaggagctggagcgcTTGGAGCGGGAGTTCGCCATCCAATCCCAGATCACCGAGGCGGCCCGGCGATTGGCCAGCGACCCCCATGTGAGCAGTAAGAAGCTGAAGAAGCAGAGGAAGACGTCGTACCTGAACGCTCTGAAGAAGCTGCAGGAGATCGAGAACTCCATCAACGAGCACCGTGTCCGCTCCGGCAAGAAGCCTACTCAGAGAGCCTCCCTTATCATCGagg AAGCCAACATCGGCTCAGAGGACAGCTCACTGTCTGACGCGCTGGTCTTAGACGACG ACGACTCCCAGGTGACAGGGACCCCCACCTTCTCCCCGGTGGCGTCCCCCCACAAGGGCCTGCCCCCGCGGCCTCCCTCCCACAGCCGGCCCCCTCCCCCGCAGTCCCTGGAGGGCCTGCGGCACCTGCACTACACACGGCAGGACTACGACAAGTCCCCCATCAAGCCCAAGATGTGGAGCGAGTCGTCGCTGGACGAGCCGTACGAGAGGGTCAAGAAGCGCTCCTCCCAGTCCAG tCACAGGCGTTTCCCCAGCTCTGGGAGCGCGGAGGCCGGGGGCAGTaactctctccagagcagtccCATTAGGAGCCTTCCTCTCTGGAACTCCCAGTCCAGCATGCCCTCCACCCCcgacctgaggaccagggcccCGCACTACGTACACTCCACCAG ATCTGTGGACATCAGTCCTACTCGTCTACACAGTCTGGCTCAGCACTTTAGGAACCGGAGCTCCAGCCTGGAGTCCCAGGGGAAGCTGCTGGCCTCcgaccctgacacacacacacacactgtgggacCGCTGGGCAGCCCCGACTTCTTCCTGGCCCCAGGGACACGCCACTCCAACGGCTCGGACCCCCTGGACGACTGCTCGTCCTGCACCAGCCAGAGCAGCTCGGAGCACTACTACCCCCCAGGGCCCCTGGCGCCCGGCAGCAACCCCAACTACTCCACCCTGGGGGAGGACTCCTCCTCCAAGGCccggcagaggcagaggcacag gtcggCGGGTCACCTGGGCTCCTCCAACTCCGGCTCCATGCCCAACCTGGCGGCTAAGAACGGCTGCGGCGCGGGCGGCGGGAGCACCGGAGGAGGGGGCCACCACGGGGTGTACCTCCACAGCCAGAGCCAGCCCTCGTCCCAGTACCGCATCAAGGAGTACCCCCTGTACGTGGAGGGCAGTCCCAACCCCGTGGTGGTGCGCAGCCTCGAGAGCGACCAGGAGGGCCACTACAGTGTCAAGGCCCAGTTCAAGACCTCCAGCTCCTACACTGCCGGCGGCCTGTACAAGGAGACCTGGGGGGGCGAGGAGGGCGGCGAGGGCAGTGGCAGGCTCACCCCCTCTCGCTCCCAGATTGTACGGACTCCCTCGCTGGGGCgagacgggggaggaggaggagggggcagggcggCGGTGTCGGACGAGCTGCGCTGCTGGTACCAGAGGTCCTCGGGGAGCCTGAAGGAGAGGGCCCACTCACACTCTGGGTCCAACGCCTCGGACGGAGGCTCGCTGCAGGGCACGCTGGGACACGGGCGAGGGAGCAGGGTGGGCACGCTCGCCAAGGGCTCACCAg CGTCTCCTCACAGCCAGAGGAGTATGACCCCCTCCAGTGAACTGACAGccactcccacccctccctgcaGCCCACAACATATCCTCAACTGGCAGAGCGG gTCGTTCAACGACAGCTGTTTCCTCGGCAGCCCCCTGTGTTCAGAGCTGGCAGACGTGCAGTGGTACGGACACGACAAGGCCAAACCTGGAACCCTGGTCTGA
- the frmd4a gene encoding FERM domain-containing protein 4A isoform X4, translated as MAIQLMPESAVCLLMMTEGRRCQVHLLDDRKLELLVQPKLMAKDLLDLVSSHFNLKEKEYFGISYTDETGHFSWLQLDRRVLEHEFPKKSGPIVLFFCVRFYIESISYLKDNATIELFFLNAKSCIYKELIEVDSEVVFELASYIVQEAKGDYLSNDVTRGDLKKLPALPTQALKEHPSLAYCEDRVIEHYKKLTGQSRGQAIVNYMSIIESLPTYGVHYYAVKDKQGIPWWLGLSYKGIFQYDYQDKVKPRKVFQWRQLENLYFREKKFSVEVHDPRSRASVTRRTFGHSGIAVHTWYACPALIKSIWAMAISQHQFYLDRKQSKSKIHAARSLSEIAIDLTETGTLKTSKLANMGSKGKIISGSSGSLLSSGSQESDSSQTAKKDMLAALRARQDALEDTLKQRMEELKNICIREAELTGKLPKEYPLDPGEEAPTIRRKIGTAFKLDEQKIQPKGEEEELERLEREFAIQSQITEAARRLASDPHVSSKKLKKQRKTSYLNALKKLQEIENSINEHRVRSGKKPTQRASLIIEEANIGSEDSSLSDALVLDDDDSQVTGTPTFSPVASPHKGLPPRPPSHSRPPPPQSLEGLRHLHYTRQDYDKSPIKPKMWSESSLDEPYERVKKRSSQSSHRRFPSSGSAEAGGSNSLQSSPIRSLPLWNSQSSMPSTPDLRTRAPHYVHSTRSVDISPTRLHSLAQHFRNRSSSLESQGKLLASDPDTHTHTVGPLGSPDFFLAPGTRHSNGSDPLDDCSSCTSQSSSEHYYPPGPLAPGSNPNYSTLGEDSSSKARQRQRHRSAGHLGSSNSGSMPNLAAKNGCGAGGGSTGGGGHHGVYLHSQSQPSSQYRIKEYPLYVEGSPNPVVVRSLESDQEGHYSVKAQFKTSSSYTAGGLYKETWGGEEGGEGSGRLTPSRSQIVRTPSLGRDGGGGGGGRAAVSDELRCWYQRSSGSLKERAHSHSGSNASDGGSLQGTLGHGRGSRVGTLAKGSPAASPHSQRSMTPSSELTATPTPPCSPQHILNWQSGSFNDSCFLGSPLCSELADVQWYGHDKAKPGTLV; from the exons GTTCTACATAGAAAGCATATCCTACCTGAAGGACAATGCCACCATCGAATTGTTCTTTCTCAATGCAAAGTCCTGCATATACAAG GAGCTCATCGAGGTCGACAGCGAGGTCGTCTTCGAGCTGGCCTCCTATATTGTTCAG gAGGCTAAAGGAGAT tatctcagtAATGACGTGACAAGGGGAGACCTGAAGAAGCTTCCGGCATTGCCGACTCAGGCCCTGAAGGAACATCCCTCCCTGGCCTACTG TGAGGACAGAGTGATAGAACACTACAAGAAACTCACTGGACAGTCCAGGGGCCAGGCCATCGTCAA ttATATGAGCATCATAGAGTCTCTGCCCACATATGGAGTGCATTACTATGCGGTCAAG gataaGCAGGGGATCCCTTGGTGGCTGGGTCTGAGCTACAAAGGCATCTTCCAGTACGACTACCAGGACAAGGTCAAACCCAGGAAG GTGTTTCAATGGCGTCAGCTGGAGAACCTCTACTTCCGAGAGAAGAAGTTTTCGGTGGAAGTACATGATCCCAGGAG TAGGGCGTCTGTGACTAGGAGGACGTTTGGGCACAGTGGCATCGCCGTGCACACCTGGTACGCCTGCCCCGCCCTCATCAAGTCCATCTGGGCCATGGCCATCAGCCAACACCAGTTTTACCTGGACCGCAAGCAGAGCAAG TCAAAGATCCATGCAGCTCGGAGTCTGAGTGAGATCGCCATCGACCTGACCGAGACTGGCACCCTGAAGACTTCCAAACTAGCCAACATGGGCAGCAAGGGCAAGATCATCAGTGGTAGCAGCGGGAGCCTGCTCTCCtcgg gctcccAGGAGTCGGACAGCTCCCAGACAGCTAAGAAGGACATGCTGGCAGCCCTGAGGGCTAGACAGGATGCCCTGGAGGACACACTGAAGCAGAGGATGGAGGAACTCAAGAACATCTGCATCAGAGAGGCC gagctcACAGGGAAGCTTCCTAAGGAGTATCCCCTAGACCCTGGGGAGGAGGCCCCCACTATCAGAAGGAAGATCGGCACCGCCTTCAAACTGGACGAACAGAAGATCCAGCCCAAGGGAGag gaggaggagctggagcgcTTGGAGCGGGAGTTCGCCATCCAATCCCAGATCACCGAGGCGGCCCGGCGATTGGCCAGCGACCCCCATGTGAGCAGTAAGAAGCTGAAGAAGCAGAGGAAGACGTCGTACCTGAACGCTCTGAAGAAGCTGCAGGAGATCGAGAACTCCATCAACGAGCACCGTGTCCGCTCCGGCAAGAAGCCTACTCAGAGAGCCTCCCTTATCATCGagg AAGCCAACATCGGCTCAGAGGACAGCTCACTGTCTGACGCGCTGGTCTTAGACGACG ACGACTCCCAGGTGACAGGGACCCCCACCTTCTCCCCGGTGGCGTCCCCCCACAAGGGCCTGCCCCCGCGGCCTCCCTCCCACAGCCGGCCCCCTCCCCCGCAGTCCCTGGAGGGCCTGCGGCACCTGCACTACACACGGCAGGACTACGACAAGTCCCCCATCAAGCCCAAGATGTGGAGCGAGTCGTCGCTGGACGAGCCGTACGAGAGGGTCAAGAAGCGCTCCTCCCAGTCCAG tCACAGGCGTTTCCCCAGCTCTGGGAGCGCGGAGGCCGGGGGCAGTaactctctccagagcagtccCATTAGGAGCCTTCCTCTCTGGAACTCCCAGTCCAGCATGCCCTCCACCCCcgacctgaggaccagggcccCGCACTACGTACACTCCACCAG ATCTGTGGACATCAGTCCTACTCGTCTACACAGTCTGGCTCAGCACTTTAGGAACCGGAGCTCCAGCCTGGAGTCCCAGGGGAAGCTGCTGGCCTCcgaccctgacacacacacacacactgtgggacCGCTGGGCAGCCCCGACTTCTTCCTGGCCCCAGGGACACGCCACTCCAACGGCTCGGACCCCCTGGACGACTGCTCGTCCTGCACCAGCCAGAGCAGCTCGGAGCACTACTACCCCCCAGGGCCCCTGGCGCCCGGCAGCAACCCCAACTACTCCACCCTGGGGGAGGACTCCTCCTCCAAGGCccggcagaggcagaggcacag gtcggCGGGTCACCTGGGCTCCTCCAACTCCGGCTCCATGCCCAACCTGGCGGCTAAGAACGGCTGCGGCGCGGGCGGCGGGAGCACCGGAGGAGGGGGCCACCACGGGGTGTACCTCCACAGCCAGAGCCAGCCCTCGTCCCAGTACCGCATCAAGGAGTACCCCCTGTACGTGGAGGGCAGTCCCAACCCCGTGGTGGTGCGCAGCCTCGAGAGCGACCAGGAGGGCCACTACAGTGTCAAGGCCCAGTTCAAGACCTCCAGCTCCTACACTGCCGGCGGCCTGTACAAGGAGACCTGGGGGGGCGAGGAGGGCGGCGAGGGCAGTGGCAGGCTCACCCCCTCTCGCTCCCAGATTGTACGGACTCCCTCGCTGGGGCgagacgggggaggaggaggagggggcagggcggCGGTGTCGGACGAGCTGCGCTGCTGGTACCAGAGGTCCTCGGGGAGCCTGAAGGAGAGGGCCCACTCACACTCTGGGTCCAACGCCTCGGACGGAGGCTCGCTGCAGGGCACGCTGGGACACGGGCGAGGGAGCAGGGTGGGCACGCTCGCCAAGGGCTCACCAg CAGCGTCTCCTCACAGCCAGAGGAGTATGACCCCCTCCAGTGAACTGACAGccactcccacccctccctgcaGCCCACAACATATCCTCAACTGGCAGAGCGG gTCGTTCAACGACAGCTGTTTCCTCGGCAGCCCCCTGTGTTCAGAGCTGGCAGACGTGCAGTGGTACGGACACGACAAGGCCAAACCTGGAACCCTGGTCTGA
- the frmd4a gene encoding FERM domain-containing protein 4A isoform X2 — translation MSIIESLPTYGVHYYAVKDKQGIPWWLGLSYKGIFQYDYQDKVKPRKVFQWRQLENLYFREKKFSVEVHDPRSRASVTRRTFGHSGIAVHTWYACPALIKSIWAMAISQHQFYLDRKQSKSKIHAARSLSEIAIDLTETGTLKTSKLANMGSKGKIISGSSGSLLSSGSQESDSSQTAKKDMLAALRARQDALEDTLKQRMEELKNICIREAELTGKLPKEYPLDPGEEAPTIRRKIGTAFKLDEQKIQPKGEEEELERLEREFAIQSQITEAARRLASDPHVSSKKLKKQRKTSYLNALKKLQEIENSINEHRVRSGKKPTQRASLIIEEANIGSEDSSLSDALVLDDDDSQVTGTPTFSPVASPHKGLPPRPPSHSRPPPPQSLEGLRHLHYTRQDYDKSPIKPKMWSESSLDEPYERVKKRSSQSSHRRFPSSGSAEAGGSNSLQSSPIRSLPLWNSQSSMPSTPDLRTRAPHYVHSTRSVDISPTRLHSLAQHFRNRSSSLESQGKLLASDPDTHTHTVGPLGSPDFFLAPGTRHSNGSDPLDDCSSCTSQSSSEHYYPPGPLAPGSNPNYSTLGEDSSSKARQRQRSAGHLGSSNSGSMPNLAAKNGCGAGGGSTGGGGHHGVYLHSQSQPSSQYRIKEYPLYVEGSPNPVVVRSLESDQEGHYSVKAQFKTSSSYTAGGLYKETWGGEEGGEGSGRLTPSRSQIVRTPSLGRDGGGGGGGRAAVSDELRCWYQRSSGSLKERAHSHSGSNASDGGSLQGTLGHGRGSRVGTLAKGSPAASPHSQRSMTPSSELTATPTPPCSPQHILNWQSGSFNDSCFLGSPLCSELADVQWYGHDKAKPGTLV, via the exons ATGAGCATCATAGAGTCTCTGCCCACATATGGAGTGCATTACTATGCGGTCAAG gataaGCAGGGGATCCCTTGGTGGCTGGGTCTGAGCTACAAAGGCATCTTCCAGTACGACTACCAGGACAAGGTCAAACCCAGGAAG GTGTTTCAATGGCGTCAGCTGGAGAACCTCTACTTCCGAGAGAAGAAGTTTTCGGTGGAAGTACATGATCCCAGGAG TAGGGCGTCTGTGACTAGGAGGACGTTTGGGCACAGTGGCATCGCCGTGCACACCTGGTACGCCTGCCCCGCCCTCATCAAGTCCATCTGGGCCATGGCCATCAGCCAACACCAGTTTTACCTGGACCGCAAGCAGAGCAAG TCAAAGATCCATGCAGCTCGGAGTCTGAGTGAGATCGCCATCGACCTGACCGAGACTGGCACCCTGAAGACTTCCAAACTAGCCAACATGGGCAGCAAGGGCAAGATCATCAGTGGTAGCAGCGGGAGCCTGCTCTCCtcgg gctcccAGGAGTCGGACAGCTCCCAGACAGCTAAGAAGGACATGCTGGCAGCCCTGAGGGCTAGACAGGATGCCCTGGAGGACACACTGAAGCAGAGGATGGAGGAACTCAAGAACATCTGCATCAGAGAGGCC gagctcACAGGGAAGCTTCCTAAGGAGTATCCCCTAGACCCTGGGGAGGAGGCCCCCACTATCAGAAGGAAGATCGGCACCGCCTTCAAACTGGACGAACAGAAGATCCAGCCCAAGGGAGag gaggaggagctggagcgcTTGGAGCGGGAGTTCGCCATCCAATCCCAGATCACCGAGGCGGCCCGGCGATTGGCCAGCGACCCCCATGTGAGCAGTAAGAAGCTGAAGAAGCAGAGGAAGACGTCGTACCTGAACGCTCTGAAGAAGCTGCAGGAGATCGAGAACTCCATCAACGAGCACCGTGTCCGCTCCGGCAAGAAGCCTACTCAGAGAGCCTCCCTTATCATCGagg AAGCCAACATCGGCTCAGAGGACAGCTCACTGTCTGACGCGCTGGTCTTAGACGACG ACGACTCCCAGGTGACAGGGACCCCCACCTTCTCCCCGGTGGCGTCCCCCCACAAGGGCCTGCCCCCGCGGCCTCCCTCCCACAGCCGGCCCCCTCCCCCGCAGTCCCTGGAGGGCCTGCGGCACCTGCACTACACACGGCAGGACTACGACAAGTCCCCCATCAAGCCCAAGATGTGGAGCGAGTCGTCGCTGGACGAGCCGTACGAGAGGGTCAAGAAGCGCTCCTCCCAGTCCAG tCACAGGCGTTTCCCCAGCTCTGGGAGCGCGGAGGCCGGGGGCAGTaactctctccagagcagtccCATTAGGAGCCTTCCTCTCTGGAACTCCCAGTCCAGCATGCCCTCCACCCCcgacctgaggaccagggcccCGCACTACGTACACTCCACCAG ATCTGTGGACATCAGTCCTACTCGTCTACACAGTCTGGCTCAGCACTTTAGGAACCGGAGCTCCAGCCTGGAGTCCCAGGGGAAGCTGCTGGCCTCcgaccctgacacacacacacacactgtgggacCGCTGGGCAGCCCCGACTTCTTCCTGGCCCCAGGGACACGCCACTCCAACGGCTCGGACCCCCTGGACGACTGCTCGTCCTGCACCAGCCAGAGCAGCTCGGAGCACTACTACCCCCCAGGGCCCCTGGCGCCCGGCAGCAACCCCAACTACTCCACCCTGGGGGAGGACTCCTCCTCCAAGGCccggcagaggcagag gtcggCGGGTCACCTGGGCTCCTCCAACTCCGGCTCCATGCCCAACCTGGCGGCTAAGAACGGCTGCGGCGCGGGCGGCGGGAGCACCGGAGGAGGGGGCCACCACGGGGTGTACCTCCACAGCCAGAGCCAGCCCTCGTCCCAGTACCGCATCAAGGAGTACCCCCTGTACGTGGAGGGCAGTCCCAACCCCGTGGTGGTGCGCAGCCTCGAGAGCGACCAGGAGGGCCACTACAGTGTCAAGGCCCAGTTCAAGACCTCCAGCTCCTACACTGCCGGCGGCCTGTACAAGGAGACCTGGGGGGGCGAGGAGGGCGGCGAGGGCAGTGGCAGGCTCACCCCCTCTCGCTCCCAGATTGTACGGACTCCCTCGCTGGGGCgagacgggggaggaggaggagggggcagggcggCGGTGTCGGACGAGCTGCGCTGCTGGTACCAGAGGTCCTCGGGGAGCCTGAAGGAGAGGGCCCACTCACACTCTGGGTCCAACGCCTCGGACGGAGGCTCGCTGCAGGGCACGCTGGGACACGGGCGAGGGAGCAGGGTGGGCACGCTCGCCAAGGGCTCACCAg CAGCGTCTCCTCACAGCCAGAGGAGTATGACCCCCTCCAGTGAACTGACAGccactcccacccctccctgcaGCCCACAACATATCCTCAACTGGCAGAGCGG gTCGTTCAACGACAGCTGTTTCCTCGGCAGCCCCCTGTGTTCAGAGCTGGCAGACGTGCAGTGGTACGGACACGACAAGGCCAAACCTGGAACCCTGGTCTGA